The proteins below come from a single Chitinophaga pinensis DSM 2588 genomic window:
- a CDS encoding CTP synthase encodes MAKYIFVTGGVTSSLGKGIIAASLAKLLQARGFRVTIQKFDPYINVDPGTLNPYEHGECFVTEDGAETDLDLGHYERFLNTPTSQSNNVTTGRIYQTVINKEREGAYLGKTVQVVPHITDEIKRRILLLGKDGKHDIVITELGGTVGDIESLPYIEAVRQLQWELDEQDCLVVHLTLIPYLRAAKELKTKPTQHSVKMMSENGVHPDVIVCRTEEPMYNDLKKKIALFCNVTPDAVIEATDMSTIYEVPLEMLREKLDVICMKKLGIPIEKEPDMTKWRAFLDKLKYPKSKVTIGLIGKYVELQDAYKSILESFIHAGAMNECKVVVQNIHSEFLTQENVAEKLRNLDGLLVAPGFGHRGIEGKIVAIQYARENSLPFFGICLGMQMAVVEYARNVIGWTDAHSTEMNPDTPHAVIGLMEEQKKITVKGGTMRLGAYTCELIPGSKAATIYNNTTISERHRHRYEFNSQFLADFEKAGMVPSGRNPESGLVEMVELPEHPFFVGCQFHPELKSTVEAPAPLFVHFIAAAKQYAEDKTIKAKVAEEKIAHQ; translated from the coding sequence ATGGCAAAATATATCTTCGTTACGGGAGGTGTGACTTCCTCGTTGGGTAAAGGAATCATAGCTGCCTCGCTGGCAAAATTATTGCAGGCTCGTGGCTTTAGAGTGACAATTCAGAAATTCGATCCATATATCAATGTGGATCCGGGCACATTAAACCCTTACGAGCACGGTGAGTGTTTCGTAACTGAAGATGGCGCTGAAACTGACCTGGACCTTGGTCACTATGAGCGCTTCCTGAATACGCCTACATCACAGTCTAATAACGTGACTACAGGTCGTATCTATCAGACTGTTATCAATAAAGAACGTGAAGGCGCCTACCTGGGTAAAACCGTACAGGTAGTACCACACATCACTGACGAAATCAAACGTCGTATCCTCCTGTTGGGTAAAGACGGTAAACACGATATCGTGATTACCGAGCTGGGTGGTACCGTAGGTGATATCGAATCACTGCCTTATATAGAGGCGGTTCGTCAGTTACAGTGGGAGCTGGACGAGCAGGATTGCCTGGTCGTACACCTGACCCTCATTCCTTACCTGCGTGCTGCTAAAGAGCTGAAAACCAAGCCAACACAGCACTCCGTGAAGATGATGAGCGAAAATGGCGTACATCCGGATGTGATCGTTTGTCGTACAGAAGAGCCAATGTACAATGATCTGAAAAAGAAAATCGCGCTGTTCTGTAATGTGACGCCTGATGCGGTAATCGAAGCGACGGACATGAGCACCATCTATGAAGTGCCGCTGGAAATGCTGCGTGAGAAACTGGATGTGATCTGTATGAAGAAACTCGGTATTCCTATCGAAAAGGAACCGGATATGACCAAATGGCGTGCATTCCTGGATAAACTGAAATATCCTAAATCCAAAGTAACCATCGGTCTGATCGGAAAATATGTGGAATTGCAGGATGCTTATAAATCCATCCTGGAATCCTTTATCCACGCCGGTGCGATGAACGAATGTAAAGTAGTTGTACAGAACATTCATTCTGAGTTCCTTACACAGGAAAATGTAGCTGAAAAACTGCGTAACCTGGACGGTCTGCTGGTAGCACCTGGTTTCGGTCACCGTGGTATCGAAGGTAAAATCGTAGCTATTCAGTACGCTCGTGAAAACAGCCTGCCTTTCTTTGGTATCTGTCTTGGTATGCAGATGGCAGTTGTAGAATACGCCCGTAATGTAATCGGATGGACTGATGCGCACTCCACAGAAATGAACCCGGATACCCCACACGCGGTAATCGGTCTCATGGAAGAGCAGAAGAAAATCACCGTGAAAGGTGGTACCATGCGTCTGGGCGCTTATACCTGCGAACTGATCCCTGGTTCAAAAGCAGCGACTATCTATAACAATACTACTATCAGCGAGCGTCACCGTCACCGCTACGAATTCAATAGCCAGTTCCTAGCCGATTTCGAAAAAGCGGGTATGGTACCTTCCGGCCGTAACCCGGAAAGTGGTCTGGTAGAGATGGTAGAACTGCCGGAACATCCGTTCTTCGTAGGCTGTCAGTTCCATCCGGAGCTGAAAAGCACTGTAGAAGCGCCTGCGCCTTTATTCGTTCACTTCATCGCCGCTGCCAAACAGTACGCTGAAGACAAGACCATTAAAGCAAAAGTTGCAGAAGAAAAGATCGCACACCAATAA
- a CDS encoding acyl-CoA thioesterase: MTLTPKRAQDSVIQMTELVLPNDTNTFGNLMGGRLMYWMDIAGALATMKHCSAPVVTASVDNISFETPIKLGNVVHIEAKVSRAFSTSMEVHLRVWGEDPVQQYRYKSNEAFMTFVALDPNGKSRLVPQIIPDTEEEKQLYEGAMRRRQLRLILSGKMKPQDAEELRALFL, from the coding sequence ATGACATTAACGCCCAAGCGTGCGCAGGACTCGGTGATCCAGATGACGGAACTGGTACTGCCAAATGACACCAACACTTTCGGTAACCTGATGGGTGGCCGCCTTATGTACTGGATGGACATAGCGGGTGCCCTTGCCACCATGAAACACTGTAGTGCTCCCGTGGTAACTGCCTCTGTAGATAACATTTCTTTTGAAACCCCCATTAAGCTGGGCAACGTAGTACATATTGAAGCCAAGGTCAGCAGGGCCTTTTCCACCTCCATGGAAGTGCATCTGCGTGTGTGGGGAGAAGATCCGGTACAGCAATACCGTTATAAATCCAACGAAGCCTTTATGACCTTCGTCGCCCTGGACCCTAATGGTAAATCCAGACTGGTGCCGCAGATCATTCCTGATACCGAAGAAGAAAAACAGCTGTATGAAGGCGCTATGCGCAGACGTCAGCTGAGGTTGATCCTGAGTGGTAAGATGAAACCACAGGATGCGGAAGAACTGAGAGCGCTGTTTCTTTAA
- the yidC gene encoding membrane protein insertase YidC gives MDRNSVIGFALLGVLFVGYIFFNQKQQTAAKREKDRQDSIANVNKPKPVDTAAYVNGGVADSSKLASAYGTFAGAANGTIQTAVLENKVLKVTFSSQGGQPTLVQLKQFKDFEGKPLMLANSSFNRISLQVPANNNTQLNTSDLYFTGGSVQQLADGSQSISYRLPTSNPEQYLEYVYTLKQDGYAVDFDIHAIGLENVLPSNQKTLSLQWDAENDKQEKDMQNERQNNQVHYRDVNGKHDYFTLQRTTHEKWDNQLQWVSVKQQFFNTTFIARKDAHFNGAEVNAKVPESANIVGQTFTTLEIPYNRAHDFTFPIEIYYGPNHYSTLKSFDNGLESIIPLGSGIFAFVKYVNKWIIIPVFNFLSGFIGNYGLIIILLTIFIRLLIAPFTYQSYVSQAKMKVLKPEIDALKAKHGDDQQAFGVEQMKLFRSAGVNPLGGCLPALMQLPILVAMYSFFPSSIELRQESFLWATDLSAYDSILNLPFTIPFYGNHVSLFTLLMTATSLMLAFNNRGMADQSNPVMKYMPYVFPIMLLGIFNRLASALTFYYFLSNVISIGLQWAIQKFFVNHDKIHAQIQENKKKPASKSKWQEKLEDMQKKQQDMQKRQQDIQQRKKQ, from the coding sequence ATGGACAGAAACTCAGTCATTGGCTTCGCATTGCTGGGCGTGTTGTTTGTCGGTTATATCTTCTTTAACCAGAAACAACAGACTGCTGCAAAAAGAGAAAAAGATCGTCAGGATTCCATAGCAAATGTAAATAAGCCTAAACCGGTTGATACTGCTGCCTACGTAAACGGGGGCGTTGCTGATTCCAGCAAGCTTGCAAGTGCATATGGCACCTTCGCCGGCGCTGCCAATGGTACCATTCAGACAGCCGTTCTGGAAAATAAAGTATTGAAAGTTACTTTCTCCAGCCAGGGTGGTCAGCCAACTTTAGTACAACTGAAACAATTCAAGGATTTCGAAGGAAAACCGCTGATGCTGGCAAACAGCTCTTTCAACCGTATTTCCCTTCAGGTTCCTGCTAATAACAATACGCAATTAAACACTTCAGACCTGTACTTTACCGGTGGTTCCGTACAGCAGCTGGCAGATGGTAGTCAGTCCATCTCCTACCGCCTGCCTACCTCCAATCCTGAACAATACCTGGAGTATGTATATACCCTGAAGCAGGATGGTTATGCAGTAGACTTTGATATTCATGCTATCGGACTGGAAAACGTCCTGCCAAGTAATCAGAAAACCCTTTCCTTACAGTGGGATGCGGAAAATGATAAGCAGGAAAAAGACATGCAGAACGAACGCCAGAACAATCAGGTACACTACCGTGACGTGAATGGCAAACATGACTATTTTACCTTACAGCGTACCACGCATGAGAAATGGGACAACCAGCTGCAGTGGGTGAGCGTAAAACAGCAGTTCTTCAACACTACTTTCATTGCCAGAAAAGACGCACATTTCAACGGTGCAGAGGTGAATGCCAAAGTGCCTGAAAGTGCTAATATCGTAGGACAGACCTTCACTACGCTGGAAATTCCTTACAACCGTGCGCATGATTTCACCTTCCCGATCGAAATCTACTACGGTCCTAACCACTACTCGACCTTAAAATCTTTTGATAACGGTCTGGAAAGTATCATTCCGCTGGGTTCCGGCATATTCGCTTTCGTGAAATATGTGAACAAATGGATCATTATTCCTGTGTTCAACTTCCTGAGCGGATTTATCGGTAACTATGGTCTGATCATCATCCTGCTGACCATCTTTATCCGTTTACTGATAGCGCCTTTCACTTACCAGAGCTATGTGTCTCAGGCTAAAATGAAGGTACTGAAACCGGAAATCGATGCCCTGAAAGCAAAACACGGTGATGACCAGCAGGCTTTTGGTGTAGAACAGATGAAATTATTCAGAAGCGCCGGTGTGAACCCGCTCGGAGGTTGTTTACCAGCCCTGATGCAGTTGCCTATCCTGGTAGCGATGTATAGCTTCTTCCCGTCCTCTATCGAGCTGAGACAGGAAAGTTTCCTGTGGGCGACTGACCTTTCCGCTTACGATTCTATCCTGAACCTGCCATTTACCATTCCTTTCTATGGTAACCACGTCAGCCTGTTTACCCTGCTGATGACTGCCACCAGTTTGATGCTGGCATTCAATAACCGTGGTATGGCTGATCAGAGCAATCCGGTAATGAAATATATGCCGTATGTGTTCCCGATCATGCTGTTAGGTATCTTCAACCGTCTGGCTTCAGCGTTGACCTTCTACTACTTCCTGTCCAACGTAATCAGTATCGGTTTACAGTGGGCGATCCAGAAGTTCTTCGTGAACCATGATAAGATACATGCTCAGATCCAGGAGAATAAAAAGAAACCTGCTTCCAAATCTAAATGGCAGGAGAAACTGGAGGATATGCAGAAGAAACAGCAAGACATGCAAAAACGTCAACAGGACATACAACAGCGTAAAAAGCAATAG
- a CDS encoding HD domain-containing protein, with the protein MSQHTAATDLLITTTEQFVKKELADAEGGHDWWHIYRVWKLARKIAAGEQVDMLVVELSALLHDIADSKFHGGDENIGPRKAREFLESIGAPEATIRHVVDIIVNISFKGGHNNGAFYSPELGVVQDADRLDAIGAIGIARTFNYGGFKNRAIYDPTIQPDLHMTKEQYKNSTAPTINHFYEKLLLLKDRMNTATGRQLAAERHVFMETFLEKFYQEWEGES; encoded by the coding sequence ATGAGTCAACATACAGCTGCAACAGATCTTTTGATTACCACTACTGAACAATTCGTAAAAAAAGAACTGGCCGATGCCGAAGGCGGCCATGACTGGTGGCATATTTACCGGGTCTGGAAACTGGCCCGTAAGATTGCAGCCGGGGAGCAGGTGGATATGCTTGTAGTGGAACTCAGTGCTTTACTGCACGATATTGCTGATTCAAAATTCCATGGCGGAGATGAAAACATCGGTCCGCGTAAAGCCAGGGAATTCCTGGAATCAATAGGAGCGCCGGAAGCGACCATCCGGCACGTCGTGGATATTATTGTGAATATCTCATTCAAAGGCGGACATAATAACGGTGCATTCTATTCTCCTGAACTGGGCGTAGTACAGGATGCCGACCGACTGGATGCTATCGGGGCTATCGGCATCGCCAGAACCTTTAATTATGGAGGATTTAAAAACCGGGCAATCTATGATCCGACTATTCAACCGGATCTGCATATGACGAAGGAGCAGTATAAAAACAGTACGGCGCCTACTATTAATCACTTTTATGAGAAGCTGTTATTGCTGAAAGACAGAATGAATACTGCGACAGGTCGCCAGCTGGCAGCAGAAAGACATGTGTTTATGGAGACGTTCCTGGAGAAGTTTTACCAGGAATGGGAAGGGGAAAGCTGA
- the cobA gene encoding uroporphyrinogen-III C-methyltransferase: protein MQTIHPKLTLVGAGPGDPELITVKGLKAIQQARVILYDALSNNELLEHASCNCLKRFVGKRAGMHMYTQEEINRMIVKYALTYGSVVRLKGGDSFVFGRGQEELAFAQQFNIDTEVIPGVTSAISVPGINKIPVTARNVSEGFWVLTGTTQRGSLSRDLAYAVQADTTVVVLMGMGKLDEISAAYVAQGKGNVPAAIIQNGTMPDQKIGIGNVADLQEIALRDNLRNPAIIVVGEVVRFHEAFQTVQEKIAEQLKIAV from the coding sequence ATGCAGACTATTCATCCGAAATTGACACTGGTAGGCGCGGGGCCCGGCGATCCGGAGCTGATCACCGTAAAAGGTCTGAAAGCAATACAACAGGCCAGAGTGATACTCTATGATGCGCTTTCTAACAATGAATTGCTGGAACATGCTTCCTGCAACTGTCTGAAACGTTTTGTAGGTAAACGTGCAGGTATGCATATGTACACACAGGAGGAGATCAACCGCATGATTGTAAAATACGCACTGACCTATGGTAGTGTGGTTCGTCTGAAAGGCGGCGACTCTTTTGTATTCGGCCGGGGTCAGGAAGAACTGGCTTTTGCGCAGCAATTCAATATCGATACAGAAGTCATTCCAGGTGTCACCAGCGCGATCTCTGTTCCGGGCATCAACAAAATACCAGTTACCGCACGTAACGTGAGTGAAGGATTCTGGGTCCTGACAGGTACCACACAACGTGGGAGCTTATCCCGTGACCTGGCTTATGCTGTCCAGGCAGATACTACCGTGGTAGTACTCATGGGGATGGGCAAACTGGATGAGATCTCAGCAGCATATGTGGCACAGGGTAAAGGCAATGTACCTGCGGCTATCATTCAGAACGGAACCATGCCTGATCAGAAGATCGGCATCGGAAACGTAGCCGATCTCCAGGAAATTGCCCTGCGTGATAATCTGCGTAATCCGGCTATTATCGTGGTAGGAGAAGTGGTACGATTCCACGAAGCCTTCCAGACAGTACAGGAAAAGATCGCAGAACAACTGAAAATTGCAGTTTAA
- a CDS encoding bifunctional precorrin-2 dehydrogenase/sirohydrochlorin ferrochelatase has translation MEDNHLFPVFFKLNQLHVLVVGGGNIGHEKVNALLENCPSAYITVVAINFQPELIELVKDAPNVELIRKPFSCGDMLGKDLAIAATADRELNQYVWEKAKSSRVLINVADTPELCDFYLGSIVQKGQLKIAISTNGKSPTVAKRLKEVLQEVIPSSINEVLDKLQVIRDRIKGDFTEKVKQLNRITDVLVRKD, from the coding sequence ATGGAAGACAATCATCTTTTCCCCGTATTTTTCAAACTGAACCAGTTGCACGTGCTGGTAGTCGGAGGTGGAAACATTGGTCACGAAAAGGTAAATGCCCTGCTGGAAAACTGTCCATCAGCATATATCACAGTCGTGGCAATCAATTTTCAACCCGAACTGATCGAATTAGTGAAGGATGCGCCTAACGTGGAGCTGATCAGGAAGCCATTCTCCTGTGGCGATATGCTTGGAAAAGACCTGGCGATTGCCGCTACCGCTGACCGTGAACTGAACCAATATGTATGGGAGAAAGCCAAAAGCAGCCGGGTATTGATCAATGTGGCAGATACCCCGGAACTGTGTGATTTCTACTTAGGATCCATTGTCCAGAAAGGACAACTCAAAATAGCCATATCGACTAATGGTAAATCCCCGACCGTAGCCAAACGCCTCAAAGAGGTATTACAGGAAGTGATCCCTTCTTCCATTAACGAAGTACTGGATAAATTACAGGTGATCCGTGACAGGATCAAAGGTGATTTTACCGAAAAAGTAAAGCAACTGAACCGGATCACAGATGTATTGGTCAGAAAAGACTAA
- the rpsA gene encoding 30S ribosomal protein S1: MAENNISNEQNAEQQAPAAAAQATATTNAPVVATAHDDFDWSVDKRNVSSYSQDEKAKYDATYDNTFKVIEENGLLTGTVVGLTKTDVVINIGFKSDGLISLNEFRDLQGLKVGDEVEVLVVEKEDRDGNLHLSRKQARQQRAWEKIVEVYKTGEVVTGTVTSKTKGGLIVDVYGMETFLPGSQIDVKPVTDYDQFVSKTMEFKVVKVNEAIRNAVVSHKALIESDIEQQRVDIISKLEKGQVLEGTIKNITDFGAFIDLGGLDGLLYITDISWGRISHPSEVLQMDQKINVVVLDFDDEKKRISLGYKQLTPHPWDTLPAHITEGARVKGKVVNIEDYGAFLEILPGVEGLVHVSEISWASTPINAKEFFKLGEEYEAVVVTLSKEERKMSLSIKQLTEDPWATIETKFPLDSRHKGIVKNITPYGVFVELETGIGGMIHISDLSWIKRFNHPSEYTKVGSEIEVVILGIDKDNRKLSLGHKQIEEDPWNTFETIFPIGSVHEGTVVKKDEKGATVQLQYGLEAYAPARHLRTEDEKPINVEDVKEFMIIEFDRSEKRILVSHTRVWEQAKNEEKEAVAKERKQEADKTRKAVKTIQNKVEKATLGDLGALAELREKLKQNEGDEKKGE, translated from the coding sequence TTGGCAGAAAACAACATTTCTAACGAACAAAACGCTGAACAACAGGCACCTGCAGCAGCAGCTCAGGCAACAGCGACAACAAATGCGCCAGTTGTGGCTACAGCTCACGATGATTTCGACTGGAGCGTAGACAAACGTAACGTATCATCTTATAGTCAGGATGAGAAAGCGAAGTACGATGCAACGTACGACAACACTTTCAAAGTGATTGAAGAAAACGGTCTGCTCACTGGTACTGTAGTTGGTTTAACCAAAACAGACGTAGTGATCAACATCGGTTTCAAATCTGACGGTCTGATTTCACTGAACGAATTCCGTGACCTGCAGGGTCTGAAAGTAGGAGACGAGGTTGAAGTACTGGTAGTTGAAAAAGAAGACCGCGATGGTAACCTGCACCTGAGCCGTAAACAGGCTCGTCAACAGCGTGCTTGGGAAAAAATCGTGGAAGTTTACAAAACCGGCGAAGTGGTTACTGGTACTGTTACCAGCAAAACCAAAGGCGGCTTGATCGTAGACGTTTATGGTATGGAAACATTCCTGCCAGGTTCTCAGATCGATGTTAAGCCTGTTACAGACTACGACCAGTTTGTAAGCAAAACAATGGAATTCAAAGTGGTTAAGGTTAACGAAGCCATCAGAAATGCCGTTGTATCTCACAAAGCGCTTATCGAAAGCGATATCGAACAGCAGAGAGTGGATATTATCTCCAAACTGGAAAAAGGCCAGGTTCTGGAAGGTACTATCAAAAATATCACCGATTTCGGCGCATTCATCGACCTGGGTGGTCTGGATGGTCTGCTGTACATCACCGACATCAGCTGGGGACGTATCTCCCATCCAAGCGAAGTACTCCAGATGGATCAGAAGATCAATGTGGTTGTACTGGACTTCGACGACGAGAAAAAACGTATCAGCCTTGGTTACAAACAACTCACTCCGCACCCATGGGATACCCTGCCTGCACACATCACTGAAGGTGCGCGCGTAAAAGGTAAGGTAGTGAACATCGAAGATTACGGTGCATTCCTGGAAATTCTGCCTGGTGTAGAAGGTCTGGTACACGTATCTGAGATCTCTTGGGCTTCTACTCCTATCAACGCTAAAGAATTCTTCAAATTAGGTGAAGAATACGAAGCAGTGGTAGTAACACTGAGCAAAGAAGAGCGTAAGATGAGCCTGTCTATCAAGCAACTGACAGAAGATCCTTGGGCTACTATCGAAACTAAATTCCCGCTGGACAGCCGTCACAAAGGTATCGTGAAGAACATCACTCCTTATGGCGTATTCGTTGAGCTGGAAACTGGTATCGGTGGTATGATCCACATCTCTGACCTGAGCTGGATCAAACGCTTCAACCACCCAAGTGAGTACACTAAAGTGGGTAGCGAGATCGAGGTAGTTATTCTGGGTATCGATAAAGATAACCGTAAACTGAGCCTGGGTCACAAACAGATCGAAGAAGATCCTTGGAACACTTTCGAAACTATCTTCCCGATTGGATCCGTTCATGAAGGTACTGTAGTGAAGAAAGACGAAAAAGGTGCTACAGTTCAGCTGCAGTACGGTCTGGAAGCATACGCTCCTGCACGTCACCTGCGCACTGAAGATGAGAAACCAATCAACGTTGAAGATGTGAAAGAATTCATGATCATTGAATTCGATCGTAGCGAAAAACGTATCCTGGTATCTCATACAAGAGTGTGGGAACAAGCGAAAAATGAGGAGAAAGAAGCAGTTGCCAAAGAAAGAAAGCAAGAAGCTGACAAAACTCGTAAAGCTGTGAAAACTATCCAGAACAAGGTAGAAAAAGCTACCCTGGGTGATCTGGGAGCTCTGGCTGAACTGAGAGAGAAGCTGAAGCAGAACGAAGGCGACGAGAAAAAAGGTGAATAA
- the hxpB gene encoding hexitol phosphatase HxpB — MINTVIFDMDGLLIDSEPLWGRAMREVFATVGVDLTMELASHTTGLRTAEVVDYWHNYFKWEGKNNEQVTNEIIDAVIAKIMAEGEAMEGLEYILDYFDKKNFKIGLASSSPLRLIESAVDHMGIRDRFQVISSAEFESHGKPHPAVYLTCAKKLGSTPLQCVAFEDSVTGMTAAKAARMKTVVVPEAHNRQNKRYALADIQLDSLLDFNDEILKQL, encoded by the coding sequence ATGATAAACACGGTGATTTTTGACATGGACGGGTTGCTGATTGACTCCGAGCCACTTTGGGGCAGAGCTATGAGGGAAGTTTTCGCGACCGTAGGCGTTGACCTGACCATGGAACTGGCCAGCCACACTACCGGCCTTCGTACGGCTGAGGTGGTTGATTACTGGCATAATTACTTCAAATGGGAGGGTAAAAACAATGAACAGGTTACCAACGAGATCATCGATGCGGTGATTGCCAAGATAATGGCGGAGGGTGAAGCGATGGAGGGACTTGAATACATCCTGGATTATTTCGATAAAAAGAACTTCAAAATAGGACTGGCTTCTTCTTCTCCCCTGCGTCTGATCGAATCGGCGGTTGACCATATGGGCATCAGGGATCGGTTTCAGGTGATTTCTTCTGCGGAGTTTGAATCACATGGTAAACCGCACCCGGCAGTATACCTGACCTGCGCTAAAAAGCTGGGTAGTACGCCGCTGCAATGTGTGGCATTTGAAGATTCTGTGACTGGTATGACCGCGGCAAAAGCAGCGCGTATGAAGACAGTAGTTGTGCCGGAAGCACATAACCGTCAGAATAAACGTTATGCGCTGGCTGACATACAGCTGGATTCCCTATTAGACTTCAATGATGAGATCCTGAAGCAACTGTGA
- a CDS encoding HEPN domain-containing protein: protein MQSFRTELENPVVERDIIELEKKIRLFREGQIPEEKFRSLRLARGIYGQRQPGVQMIRIKLPYGKMTLEQWKRISDVSDEFSTGNLHLTTRQDVQIHFVSLDRTPELWSKLDLDDITIREACGNTVRNITASDRAGIDPQEPFDVTPYADATFRYFLRNPICQDMGRKIKMSFSSSDADTAWSFMHDMGAIPKVRIVNGEEVRGFKVLVGGGLGAQPYLAHVAHEFLEADQLIPYIESVLRVFDRHGERASRHKARMKFLVQKLGFEEFSRLVAEERIANKVKSYPIDAEAWPDVELPAADVTLPAYTIKDAQKYEAWKATNAFRQRQADYYAAYVRVPLGNISSVISRQLVEALRPAVANDVRVTANQGLLLKYIQPAHLPYVFSVLETAGFAEPGFDSIADITACPGTDTCNLAISSSTGISTALELVIAEEFPDLVYNKDIKIKISGCMNSCGQHGIASIGFHGSSLKSGGKVLPALQVLLGGGIVGDGVGRVADKVIKVPSKRGPDVLRTLLRDYEANAQQHEKFNEYYDRQGEKYFYDLLKPLTDLGTLEDEDFVDWGQGDKFATAIGVGECASVVIDLVATLLFEGEEKLQSGKIALDEKQYADGIYHSYSTFVQTAKALLLGEGVSCNTQTGIINDFDKHFVETGKWPLDGSFKTLVLQINQNEPSESFAKEYYQQAADFYQQAHAFRNQAAAVTAQ from the coding sequence ATGCAAAGCTTCAGAACAGAACTGGAAAATCCTGTCGTTGAGAGAGATATTATAGAGCTGGAGAAGAAGATCCGTTTATTCCGCGAAGGACAGATCCCTGAGGAAAAGTTTCGTAGCCTGCGTCTGGCGAGGGGTATTTATGGCCAGCGTCAGCCTGGTGTACAGATGATCCGTATCAAATTACCTTATGGTAAAATGACCCTGGAACAGTGGAAACGTATCTCTGATGTGTCTGATGAATTTTCAACCGGCAACCTCCACCTGACCACCCGTCAGGACGTTCAGATCCACTTCGTTAGTCTGGACAGAACACCGGAATTATGGAGCAAACTGGACCTCGATGATATCACTATCCGTGAGGCATGTGGTAATACTGTTCGTAATATTACAGCTTCTGACAGAGCGGGTATCGATCCGCAGGAGCCATTTGATGTAACACCTTATGCTGATGCGACCTTCCGCTATTTCCTGCGTAATCCTATCTGTCAGGATATGGGTCGTAAGATTAAAATGTCATTTTCCAGCAGCGATGCGGATACTGCCTGGTCATTCATGCATGACATGGGTGCTATTCCCAAAGTACGTATCGTGAATGGCGAAGAAGTACGTGGTTTCAAAGTACTGGTAGGTGGCGGCCTTGGTGCACAACCTTACCTGGCGCATGTAGCACACGAATTCCTGGAGGCCGATCAGCTGATCCCATATATAGAATCTGTACTGCGCGTATTTGACCGTCATGGTGAAAGAGCCAGCCGGCATAAAGCACGTATGAAATTCCTGGTGCAGAAGCTTGGATTTGAAGAGTTTTCAAGACTGGTAGCAGAAGAGAGAATAGCTAATAAAGTGAAATCTTATCCTATTGATGCAGAAGCATGGCCTGATGTGGAACTGCCTGCCGCAGATGTTACGCTGCCTGCTTATACCATCAAGGATGCCCAGAAATATGAGGCATGGAAAGCGACCAACGCTTTCCGTCAGCGTCAGGCTGATTACTATGCAGCTTATGTACGCGTACCATTGGGTAATATCAGCTCCGTGATCTCCCGTCAGCTGGTAGAAGCACTCAGACCAGCCGTTGCCAATGATGTAAGGGTCACTGCGAATCAGGGTTTATTACTCAAATACATCCAGCCGGCACACCTGCCTTACGTATTCAGTGTACTGGAAACTGCCGGTTTCGCGGAACCTGGTTTCGACAGTATCGCAGATATCACTGCCTGCCCCGGTACTGATACCTGTAACCTGGCGATCTCCAGCAGCACCGGTATCTCTACGGCGCTCGAACTGGTCATTGCAGAAGAATTCCCGGACCTGGTATATAATAAAGATATTAAGATCAAGATCAGTGGTTGTATGAACTCCTGCGGACAGCACGGTATCGCTTCCATTGGTTTCCATGGTTCTTCCCTGAAGAGCGGTGGTAAGGTACTGCCGGCCCTCCAGGTACTGCTGGGTGGTGGTATCGTAGGTGATGGTGTGGGCCGTGTGGCAGATAAAGTGATCAAAGTACCAAGCAAACGTGGTCCTGATGTACTGCGTACCCTGCTGAGAGATTACGAAGCCAACGCACAGCAACACGAGAAATTCAACGAATACTACGACCGTCAGGGCGAAAAATACTTCTACGATCTCCTGAAACCATTGACCGATCTGGGTACACTGGAAGATGAAGACTTCGTAGACTGGGGTCAGGGGGATAAGTTCGCAACCGCTATCGGTGTGGGTGAATGTGCCAGCGTGGTAATTGATCTGGTAGCAACCCTGCTGTTTGAAGGCGAGGAAAAACTGCAATCAGGTAAAATAGCCCTGGATGAAAAACAGTATGCGGATGGTATCTATCATTCCTACTCTACATTCGTTCAGACCGCAAAAGCACTGTTACTGGGTGAAGGCGTAAGCTGTAATACCCAGACAGGTATCATCAACGACTTCGACAAACACTTTGTAGAAACAGGCAAATGGCCACTGGATGGCAGCTTCAAAACGCTGGTATTGCAGATCAATCAGAATGAACCTTCTGAAAGCTTTGCGAAAGAATACTATCAGCAGGCGGCAGACTTCTACCAGCAGGCACACGCTTTCAGAAATCAGGCAGCAGCAGTTACTGCACAGTAA